The proteins below are encoded in one region of Puntigrus tetrazona isolate hp1 chromosome 5, ASM1883169v1, whole genome shotgun sequence:
- the cxcl11.8 gene encoding chemokine (C-X-C motif) ligand 11, duplicate 8 isoform X1 yields the protein MKTAAAFIFLVCCIVLEVKGYTLPGKRRCLCADKGVNKISPKAIQKVKIIPPSPSCKRLEILVTLKRGAGQKCLNPGSEIAKYLLKAIQEKQNKSP from the exons atgaaaacagctgcagcttttatttttctcgTCTGTTGCATTGTTCTGGAGGTGAAAG GCTATACACTGCCTGGGAAGAGAAGATGCCTTTGTGCTGATAAAGGAGTGAATAAAATCTCTCCAAAGGCAATCCAGAAGGTTAAAATCATCCCTCCAAGTCCTTCATGTAAAAGACTGGAAATTCT TGTCACTCTTAAGAGAGGAGCAGGGCAGAAATGCCTGAATCCAGGGTCGGAAATAGCCAAGTATCTGCTGAAAGCCATTCAAGAAAAG CA
- the cxcl11.8 gene encoding chemokine (C-X-C motif) ligand 11, duplicate 8 isoform X2 yields the protein MKTAAAFIFLVCCIVLEVKGYTLPGKRRCLCADKGVNKISPKAIQKVKIIPPSPSCKRLEILVTLKRGAGQKCLNPGSEIAKYLLKAIQEKNKSP from the exons atgaaaacagctgcagcttttatttttctcgTCTGTTGCATTGTTCTGGAGGTGAAAG GCTATACACTGCCTGGGAAGAGAAGATGCCTTTGTGCTGATAAAGGAGTGAATAAAATCTCTCCAAAGGCAATCCAGAAGGTTAAAATCATCCCTCCAAGTCCTTCATGTAAAAGACTGGAAATTCT TGTCACTCTTAAGAGAGGAGCAGGGCAGAAATGCCTGAATCCAGGGTCGGAAATAGCCAAGTATCTGCTGAAAGCCATTCAAGAAAAG